A single window of Miscanthus floridulus cultivar M001 unplaced genomic scaffold, ASM1932011v1 fs_334_1_2, whole genome shotgun sequence DNA harbors:
- the LOC136531373 gene encoding alpha-1,4 glucan phosphorylase L isozyme, chloroplastic/amyloplastic-like isoform X4 produces MATTASPPLQLATASRPHASSSGGGGVGGVLLAGGSGGGVAPGRGRGGMQRRVSARSVASDRDVQGSVSPAEGLPSVLNSIGSSAIASNIKHHAEFTPLFSPEHLSPLKAYHATAKSVLDALLINWNATYDYYNKMNVKQAYYLSMEFLQGRALTNAIGNLEITGEYAEALKQLGQNLEDVASQEPDAALGNGGLGRLASCFLDSLATLNYPAWGYGLRYKYGLFKQIITKDGQEEIAENWLEMGYPWEVVRNDISYPVKFFGKVIEGTDGRKHWIGGENIKAVAHDVPIPGYKTRTTNNLRLWSTTVPAQDFDLGAFNSGDHTKAYEAHLNAEKICHILYPGDESLEGKVLRLKQQYTLCSASLQDIIARFESRAGESLNWEDFPSKVAVQMNDTHPTLCIPELMRILMDVKGLSWSEAWSITERTVAYTNHTVLPEALEKWSLDIMQKLLPRHVEIIETIDEEMWPTKFQNKTNGVTPRRWIRFCNPELSALISKWIGSDDWVLNTDKLAELKKFADNEDLHSEWRAAKKANKMKVVSLIREKTGYIVSPDAMFDVQVKRIHEYKRQLLNILGIVYRYKKMKEMSAEERVKSFVPRVCIFGGKAFATYIQAKRIVKFITDVAATVNHDSDIGDLLKVVFVPDYNVSVAEALIPASELSQHISTAGMEASGTSNMKFAMNGCILIGTLDGANVEIREEVGEENFFLFGAEAHEIAGLRKERAQGKFVPDPRFEEVKEFVRSGVFGTYNYDELMGSLEGNEGYGRADYFLVGKDFPSYIECQEKVDKAYRDQKLWTRMSILNTAGSSKFSSDRTIHEYAKDIWDISPVILP; encoded by the exons ATGGCGACGACCGCCTCGCCGCCGCTGCAGCTCGCCACCGCCTCCCGCCCGCacgcctcctcctccggcggtggcggcgtgggcgGGGTTCTCCTCGCGGGCGGTTCCGGAGGTGGGGTCGCGCCGGGTCGGGGTCGAGGGGGGATGCAGCGGCGGGTCTCGGCGCGCAGCGTGGCGAGCGATCGGGACGTgcagggctccgtctcgcccgcgGAAG GGCTTCCAAGTGTGCTAAACTCCATCGGCTCATCTGCCATTGCATCAAACATCAAGCACCATGCAGAGTTCACTCCCTTGTTCTCTCCAGAGCACTTATCTCCCTTGAAGGCTTACCATGCAACTGCTAAAagtgtccttgatgcactgctgATAAACTGGAATGCGACATATGATTATTACAACAAAatgaatgtaaaacaagcatATTACCTGTCCATGGAGTTTTTACAG GGAAGGGCTCTCACAAATGCTATTGGCAATCTAGAGATAACTGGTGAATATGCAGAAGCATTAAAACAACTTGGACAAAACCTAGAGGATGTTGCTAGCCAG GAACCAGATGCTGCCCTGGGCAATGGTGGTTTAGGCCGCTTGGCTTCTTGTTTTTTGGATTCTTTGGCAACATTAAATTATCCAGCATGGGGATATGGACTTCGCTACAAATATGGCCTCTTTAAGCAGATCATAACAAAGGATGGTCAGGAGGAGATTGCTGAGAATTGGCTTGAG ATGGGGTATCCTTGGGAGGTTGTAAGAAATGATATCTCTTATCCTGTGAAATTCTTTGGTAAAGTGATCGAAGGCACTGATGGTAGGAAGCACTGGATTGGAGGAGAAAATATCAAGGCCGTGGCACATGATGTCCCTATTCCTGGCTACAAAACTAGAACTACTAATAATCTACGTCTTTGGTCAACAACAGTACCAGCACAAGATTTCGACTTGGGAGCTTTTAATTCTGGAGATCATACCAAGGCATATGAAGCTCATCTAAACGCTGAAAAG ATATGCCACATATTGTATCCAGGGGATGAATCACTAGAGGGGAAAGTTCTCCGCTTGAAGCAACAGTATACATTATGTTCAGCCTCACTACAGGACATCATTGCTCGTTTTGAGAGTAGAGCTGGTGAGTCTCTCAACTGGGAGGACTTCCCCTCCAAAGTTGCAGTGCAGATGAATGACACTCATCCAACACTATGCATTCCCGAGTTAATGAGAATACTGATGGATGTTAAGGGATTAAGCTGGAGTGAGGCATGGAGTATTACAGAAAG AACCGTGGCATACACTAACCATACCGTGCTTCCTGAAGCTCTAGagaagtggagcttggacataaTGCAGAAACTTTTACCTCGACATGTTGAGATCATAGAAACAATTGATGAAGAG ATGTGGCCAACTAAATTCCAGAATAAAACAAATGGAGTGACTCCCAGGCGTTGGATCCGGTTTTGTAATCCTGAATTAAGTGCATTAATTTCAAAGTGGATTGGTTCTGACGACTGGGTGCTTAATACAGACAAACTTGCAGAACTGAAGAAG TTTGCCGATAATGAAGATCTGCATTCAGAGTGGCGCGCTGCTAAAAAGGCTAACAAAATGAAGGTCGTCTCTCTTATAAGGGAGAAGACAGGATATATTGTCAGTCCAGATGCAATGTTTGATGTGCAG GTGAAAAGGATACATGAATATAAGCGGCAACTGCTAAATATCCTTGGAATTGTCTACCGCTACAAGAAGATGAAAGAAATGAGCGCAGAAGAAAGAGTAAAGAGCTTTGTTCCAAGGGTATGCATATTCGGTGGGAAAGCATTTGCCACATATATACAAGCAAAAAGGATTGTTAAATTTATTACAGATGTCGCAGCTACCGTAAACCATGATTCAGACATTGGAGATCTGTTGAAG GTCGTATTTGTTCCAGACTATAATGTTAGTGTTGCCGAGGCGCTCATTCCTGCCAGTGAATTGTCACAGCATATCAG TACTGCTGGAATGGAAGCTAGTGGGACCAGTAACATGAAGTTTGCAATGAATGGTTGCATTCTTATTGGAACTTTAGATGGTGCGAATGTGGAAATCAGAGAGGAGGTTGGAGAGGAAAACTTTTTCCTTTTTGGTGCAGAGGCACATGAAATTGCTGGTTTGCGGAAAGAGAGAGCTCAGGGAAAG TTTGTGCCTGACCCAAGATTTGAGGAGGTTAAGGAATTTGTCCGCAGTGGTGTCTTTGGGACTTACAACTATGATGAATTGATGGGTTCTTTGGAAGGAAATGAAGGTTACGGGCGTGCAGATTATTTCCTTGTTGGCAAGGATTTCCCCAGTTATATCGAATGCCAAGAAAAAGTTGATAAAGCGTACCGAGATCAGAAA TTATGGACGAGGATGTCTATCCTCAACACAGCTGGCTCATCCAAGTTCAGCAGCGATAGGACGATTCATGAGTATGCCAAGGATATCTGGGATATCAGCCCTGTCATCCTTCCCTAG